The genomic stretch GCGCGAGGTGGCCCACGCCGCTCAGGGCGGCTGCGTCATGCTGCTCGACATCGACCGGTTCAAGCACGTGAACGACACGCACGGACACCACACCGGCGACGCGCTGCTTCAGGTGACGGCCGAACGCCTGCGCGCCCTGATCCCCGCGCCGCACGTGGTCACGCGGCTGGCAGGCGACGAATTCGGGGTGGTTCTGACCGGCCACACCGACCCGCAGGCGCGGGCACTGGCCGACGCCCTGCTGATCTCCCTGCAACGGCCCGTGACCGTGCACGGCATACGCCTGTACCCACGCATCTCGCTGGGCCTGAGCGTGCACGCGCAGGGCAGCGGCAGCGACAGCGAGTGGTTCAAGGAAGTCGACCTGGCCCTGCACGAGGCCAAACGGCAGGGCCGCGCCCGCTGGTGCGCGTACACGCCGGACCTCGCGCAGCGGCACGCCCGGCTGGCCGCCATCGAGGACCGCCTGCGGGTCGCCCTGAACGCCCACGCGCTGGACGTGCACTACCAGCCGGTCTCGCATGCGGAGCAGACCTGCTGGCAGCGCTTCGAGGCGCTGGCCCGCTGGAACGACCCGGAACTGGGCTTCGTGTCCCCCGCCGAGTTCATTCCGGTGGCCGAAGCGTCCGGCCTGATCGGTGACCTGGGCCGCCAGATCATGCGCCGCGCGCTGCGGCAGGCAGCCCAGTGGAGCCGCCAGACCCGGCAGCGCGTGACCGTGCACGTGAACGTCAGCGCCGGTCAGTTGCAGGGCGGTGACCTGCCCGCCCAGGTCGAGGCGGCCCTGCGCGACACCGGCTGCGTACCGTCGCAACTGGTGGTGGAACTCACGGAATCCGAGGCGGTCGTGGCGACCCCGCCGGTCATCCGGCAACTGAACGCCCTGCGCGCCGCTGGCGTCCGGATCGCACTCGACGACTTCGGGACCGGGCACTCCAGCCTGTCGGTCCTGGAGCAACTGCCGGTGGACTGCATCAAGATCGACCGTTCGTTCGTGCGGAACATCGATGTCACGCAGCGGCGGCAGAGTCTCCTGAGCGCCATCCTGAAGATGACGGCCGAACTGGACACGGAACTGGTCGTCGAGGGCGTCGAGACACCGGGTGAACGCGCCGTGCTGGATCAGCTGGGCGTGCAGTTCATGCAGGGGTACCTGCTGTGCCGCCCGGTCGCGGCGTCACTCTTTCAGGTGGCCGACGACCGGAGCGGCCTGATCCTGACCGGCCCGGTCCTGAGCAGCCAGAAGCCGTGACGGCACAGACTACTGACACGGACTCCGATTGAATGGGCTGCAAAGCCCGCTGGGTCCGAGCGAAGCGAGTGGGAGCTTGGCGGGCTCCGGACGTGGAGCCGGCAGGGGCGGTGAAGTTCCGGATTGTTGGCGAAACAAACGGCAGTCCGTATGACACGACCGCTGCCTGGAGAGGGCCAGTCTGCGCTGCGGTCAGTCTGACGTGTCGCTGCCCTCGCCGGACAGCAGTTCACTGAGTTGCAGAAGCAACTTCTCGGCCCTGGCCCGCTGCCGGGGTTCCAGGCGCGCCAGTCCCTTACGGTCCCGCAACTGGCGGGCGACCGTGCTGAACACGTCCGGCCCCGGCTGATCCGGGCCGCTCAGCAGTTGCCGCAGGGCCACCACGGTCGCGCCGTTCGCGGCGGCTTCGAGCATCCGCTCGCGCTGCTCGGCGGTGGGGGCGCGGCCGATGACCAGCGCCTTGCGGTAGTCCAGGCCAGTCCTCACGGCCTCCTGCAGTTCCTCCGGGAGGTTCAGCAGGGCCGCGCGGTTCCGGATGAAACTGCGCCACGATTCCCGGCCGAGCGCCCCGAACGCCGCGTCGAGTTTCCCGATCAGGTCAGGGTCGCTCTCGGGGTGGCGGTCCAGCGCGAACAGGCGCGCCACGGCGCTGTCCTCGTGGACGCCCAGGGTCACGGCGGCCACCTGGAGTTTCGCGCGGACTTCCTCCATGACGTTCAGGTCCTCGCGTTGCAGGTTCTCGACGGCGGCGGCCAGCCGGGCTTCACTGTCACTCAGGGTGCGGATCAGGACCGGCACCTCGCTCAGTCCGGCCTGACGCGCGGCCCGCCAGCGGCGCTCCCCCGCCACGATCTCGTAGCGGCCGCCGGGCGTGGGGCGCACCAGCAACGGTTGCAGCACGCCCTGCTCGCGGACACTGCGGGTCAGGTCCTCCAGCGCGTCCGGGTTGAAGTAATAGCGGGGCTGGAATTCACCCGGGTCCAGCAGCGCGGTACTGAGGCTGGTCGTGGCGGGCTGACCCAGGGTGTCCACACCTGCGACCAGTCCACTCAGGCGCGATCCGATCACCGGGCGGGTCTTGCGGGTCATGCCTGCGCTCCTTCGATCTGCACGTTCAGTCCGGCGGCCTGCGCGATCTCGGCGGTGGCGCGCAGCACGTCCCGGTGCACGGGCGAGCCGGGCGCGTACACGCCGACCGGCTGTCCGGCGCTGGCACTGTCGTTCCAGACCGCGCCGCGGTCCGCGATGGGACTGGCGAGCGGGTTCAGCAGTTCCCGCAGGGCCGCGTAGGCCTCGCGGTCATGAGAGCGGCGCGAGTCGTACAGGGTCGGCACGTACAGCGCGACCGTCAGGTCCGGGCGGAGCTTGCGGTAGGTGGCCATGGCCTCGCTCAGGCCTGCCAGGGCGTTCATGCCCTTCTGGCGGGTGGGGACCGGCACGATCAGGTGATCGGCGGCCAGCGCGCCCAGGATGGACAGTTGCCCCAGGCTGGGCGGACTGTCGATCAGGACGGCGTCGTAACGGTCACTCCAGGAGGCCAGGGCCTGACGCAGGTGCAGGTGCGCGCCGACCACGCCCATCATCTGACCCTCGGCCAGGGCCAGGGAAACGTCGCTGGGAATCAGGTCCAGGCCGTGAACGTGAACGGGGGAGGGAAGAGGGTCGCCGCGCGTGGCGGTGTCGTACACGGTCTGATCGCGGGTGACGCCGGTCACGCCCAGCCAGTCGGTCAGGTTTGCCTGTGGGTCCAGATCGACCAGCAGGACCCGCTGTCCGGCCTGGGCCAGGGTGTGGCCGACGTCGCGGGTCAGGCTGGATTTCATGACCCCACCGGCATGGTTGAAGAGCGTCAGGGTGCGCATTGCTGCGCAGACTACCGCGCCCGGGGCCGCGTTGTCGCGTGGGAGGCCACTTCTGCCCGGCTGGCGCCCGCCGTCATGTGCTCGGATGGTCGGGCGGCACTATCGGACAACTTGCGCCGTTTTTGCCTGATCCCCCTACTCCGTCATGTCCGTTCCTTCGATATCGAGCCATCAGGACCAGACAGGTTCGCGCTGGGATGGCCGAATATGAAGTCCCGAT from Deinococcus seoulensis encodes the following:
- a CDS encoding ParA family protein gives rise to the protein MRTLTLFNHAGGVMKSSLTRDVGHTLAQAGQRVLLVDLDPQANLTDWLGVTGVTRDQTVYDTATRGDPLPSPVHVHGLDLIPSDVSLALAEGQMMGVVGAHLHLRQALASWSDRYDAVLIDSPPSLGQLSILGALAADHLIVPVPTRQKGMNALAGLSEAMATYRKLRPDLTVALYVPTLYDSRRSHDREAYAALRELLNPLASPIADRGAVWNDSASAGQPVGVYAPGSPVHRDVLRATAEIAQAAGLNVQIEGAQA
- a CDS encoding ParB/RepB/Spo0J family partition protein — translated: MTRKTRPVIGSRLSGLVAGVDTLGQPATTSLSTALLDPGEFQPRYYFNPDALEDLTRSVREQGVLQPLLVRPTPGGRYEIVAGERRWRAARQAGLSEVPVLIRTLSDSEARLAAAVENLQREDLNVMEEVRAKLQVAAVTLGVHEDSAVARLFALDRHPESDPDLIGKLDAAFGALGRESWRSFIRNRAALLNLPEELQEAVRTGLDYRKALVIGRAPTAEQRERMLEAAANGATVVALRQLLSGPDQPGPDVFSTVARQLRDRKGLARLEPRQRARAEKLLLQLSELLSGEGSDTSD